The DNA segment AAATAGACATACGAATGTATGTATTTCCTCTtgctgtaacttacattttctcgAAGAACTCTGCTAGTGCAGAATGAAAATCATAAAGAAAGTGGAGATCAAGCTTCATGCAAGGACAATATTTTCAGTTAAGCAAACGAACTGTAAAAGCAGCTCAAAACTGTTGTGGCGGTGTACGACCTAAGTTCTGAAATGTCATTTCATAAGGAAAACGCTACTTCAAGAGGAGAGATATCATGTGATTTCAGAAAATGAACTGCAACTGGAAGGTAATATGCTctacagattaaaaaaaaactgagaatcATTTGTTCCTTGCACTGGTAACCTCCGCAACTTTTATTTGCGTACGTCCTTTTGGGGTACAATATAATCAACAGAATACAGTAAATCCATCCGTAATAACACGTCTACACGCATTATGAATCTACCAGTTTTTCGCATCACTTCTCTTAATGTCGGTAATTGTATGATACTTAACAAGCAATTAAGTTAAAGAAATCGTTGTTATAGAGatggtggatcaaacagtagttATAACCATTGGTTTGGTAATattatcccttaccctgctaaatttctataatgaacttggccatctttcaatttggacagtaccattaactgtgaaaaggggtgcttacaaaaaagatactgactgaatggcgaacagtgcagatcatgaccagactgcatggatgtgcaggctaatcatgatctacactggtcgcaaaggcagaatgtgtacagcatgataagggttataaTCATACCAGCGgattacaaaatttattgtattttggGTCATCTGCCTTCATTTGTAAACTTATCATTATTTACGCATATtccattttacatgaaaaatgcgaaaaaatatttcctttaaattaatactttaaatttttaataaaaaatgtctagGAGTCTTTAAAGACTTGAACTTCCTAAGCGAGTGTACATCCTGTATTTGATAAGGCCTACAGTtcgttatgttttacattttgtagatTGCTTCTCCGCAAATGTTCTTAAAGTAGACAGTTGATAGTATAACTTGAAGTTCgggaatcatttttattttttaatgatagTTCGCCATTCATTTCAAATATTGTTAGAGCATGACTGTCCTAACTGTAGCAGTAACAGGTTAAACACGTTATTCTTTGTAAATACTTAAAACTATTTCTGTTTTGAATAATTTCCCTTAAACACCCATGTTTTAATCAAGAAGAATTTATTCTTACTGTACAACACCTCTTATATCAGTATAATGAGATTCCATTATAGAGATAAATACACTGTACATTTAAAATAACGAAAAGTTAAATGTGTAAGCTGCTTGGTCACAATTCCGTATCAATATCGTCCGGACCAGTAGAAACAACGTCATGGGTTCTAGCACTTTCAAATCCCGATTCACTGACAGTCACCTGATCTACTTCCGGAAGTTTACAACTGATGAATCTAGTTTCCTGGGCTTGTGCGACTAATTCAACCTCAGGATGTTGAAAAGATACCTTTTGTGTGGAATTCTTTCCGTTtacattctttttatttgttttaatgaatTCGTTTGATTTTTCCTTTGGATTGTTTGAAAAATCAGTATCTTTTTTCTTCTCAGCCTGATCTGGATCAGCAACGGCCTCGTTCGCTTTCATATTAAGCCCCGTGTGTGCTACGAATCCGGTGACTAGTGCTAGTTGGAGTTCCATTCGGCACATACTGCAACGGCATTTATCCAAGTCAGCCACGCTGTTCCCGTGCTGCATGCCGGGTGTGCGTAGGTAGAACTGTCGTTCATGTAACTTTAACTGCCTGTTTAACCTAATGAAATCACTGTTTGCATCCAAGGGATCCGGTGAAGGCGTCCGTGACGGTGGCCGTGATGGGGCTGCCGGGGTTAAAGATAATCCTTTTACACGTGCGCCTTTTGGTGACTTCACTCTGAGACCAGAGGTAGGGCGAGATTGAGAAGGCTTAGCGATATTTCCATTTTCATCGTAATAATTAAGAATATGTTCTACCCTACGGTTATAATCAACCCTTTCATTTGCAATACGTCTTGGGTCATTCTCGGGCTTTTTGTGAGTGTTGCGGCCGCGGTCGTATTTTGGGTGTTTCAGATAATCCCGACGTATTTCAGCAAGAAAACAATTACTTCTGTCCGCGCGTAATGACTGTGTCTTCAGTAACTGAGTTAAGTCATGTCTGGATTTTCCAAAATACATTACTTTACCACTGTCTAGGTAAACTGTCGCTCGATCTGTATCTTGAACTACGTATTTTTTCGCTTTTGTTTCTGAATCACGAGATTTATGCACCGAGCTTGTTGTACTTGACACTGACTTTGTATCGTCAAATTGAAACATGTCCACTTTGCTCGGTTCACCGATAgattttgatttaatatttatACGCAATGATTTTGCATCTGGTACAGCTGTTTCGCTGATCTTTGGCTGTTTTTCTTTGTGTGTTTCAGGGTTTGTCACCGGAAATTGCGGTGCAGTGTGTGCGCGCGGTGAAGTTAAAACTTCCGGAGTCTGTTGTGATGCAGTGACGTTAGGTGAAGGTGGCGCTTCCGCTAAACGTCGTCGTGCAGAGTTGACCCGCCTCTGCTTCTGAAAAGTGCTTACATAATCGGAGTTCCTCTTGGGAAAAGAGAAACTCTTTGACGTCTGCTGCTTTAATGCTCtggatatttcattttgaactagGTCAGTTTGATTACTGGAGAGCATGAAGCTGTCCTTGTGCGTATCTCTGGTCGTTTCTCTGTACGTCTCTCTGAAGGATAAAGACCGGGAGTCAGGGCGACTGGTCCGACGACCGCTAGAAACTGGCCTCGAAGATGGAAGCGTTCGAGGACTCTGTGTCCTGTCTGTTGCGTTACCAATGACAGTAAAATCGTCGGCATCGTTGTCAAACGTGTGTGTAGTCAACTGGTACCTAGGAGGCATCCGTTGCCACA comes from the Mercenaria mercenaria strain notata chromosome 9, MADL_Memer_1, whole genome shotgun sequence genome and includes:
- the LOC123547696 gene encoding uncharacterized protein LOC123547696; its protein translation is MSAVQTWTLWQRMPPRYQLTTHTFDNDADDFTVIGNATDRTQSPRTLPSSRPVSSGRRTSRPDSRSLSFRETYRETTRDTHKDSFMLSSNQTDLVQNEISRALKQQTSKSFSFPKRNSDYVSTFQKQRRVNSARRRLAEAPPSPNVTASQQTPEVLTSPRAHTAPQFPVTNPETHKEKQPKISETAVPDAKSLRINIKSKSIGEPSKVDMFQFDDTKSVSSTTSSVHKSRDSETKAKKYVVQDTDRATVYLDSGKVMYFGKSRHDLTQLLKTQSLRADRSNCFLAEIRRDYLKHPKYDRGRNTHKKPENDPRRIANERVDYNRRVEHILNYYDENGNIAKPSQSRPTSGLRVKSPKGARVKGLSLTPAAPSRPPSRTPSPDPLDANSDFIRLNRQLKLHERQFYLRTPGMQHGNSVADLDKCRCSMCRMELQLALVTGFVAHTGLNMKANEAVADPDQAEKKKDTDFSNNPKEKSNEFIKTNKKNVNGKNSTQKVSFQHPEVELVAQAQETRFISCKLPEVDQVTVSESGFESARTHDVVSTGPDDIDTEL